One segment of Clostridium botulinum DNA contains the following:
- a CDS encoding glutamate synthase subunit beta produces the protein MGKPTGFLEYDREVGLNREPKERLKNYDEFHNSLPLEKQSIQGARCMDCGVPFCQSGILFSGMVSGCPLHNLIPEWNDLVYKGKWDLAYERLSKTNPFPEFTGRVCPAPCEAGCTVGLNGPAVTIKENERAIIDTAFNNGKVVASAPIKRTGKKVAIIGSGPAGLAAANTLNKCGHKVTVYERNDRPGGLLMYGIPNMKLDKEVILRRIRIMAEEGIKFITNANVGENYDSNDLLDKYDAIVLATGASKPRDLNVNGKDKAKGIHFAVDFLKANTKSLLDSNHEDNNYISAKDKNVIVIGGGDTGTDCVGTCLRHGCKSLVQLEIMSKPLNERNEDNPWPEWPKILKVDYGQEEFIYLYGKDPREYLTTVTGVNVDNNGNIESVDTVKVKWDKDDNGRVCPISIKGSEKTYEADLVLLAMGFTGSEDSIKESFGVEFDSRNNVNANSIDFKTNIPKVFATGDARVGQSLVVTAISEGINSGLKINDFLRK, from the coding sequence GTGGGTAAACCAACTGGTTTTTTAGAATATGACAGAGAAGTAGGTTTAAATAGAGAACCCAAAGAAAGGTTAAAGAACTATGATGAATTTCATAATAGTCTTCCTTTAGAAAAGCAGTCTATTCAAGGTGCTAGATGTATGGATTGCGGGGTACCATTTTGTCAATCTGGTATATTATTTTCAGGAATGGTTTCAGGGTGTCCTCTTCATAACTTAATTCCTGAATGGAATGACCTAGTATATAAGGGGAAATGGGATTTAGCATATGAAAGATTGAGCAAAACAAACCCTTTTCCAGAATTCACAGGTAGAGTTTGTCCAGCACCTTGTGAAGCAGGATGTACAGTAGGATTGAATGGTCCGGCAGTCACTATAAAAGAAAATGAAAGAGCTATTATTGATACTGCATTTAATAATGGTAAAGTTGTGGCTAGTGCACCAATAAAAAGAACTGGAAAAAAAGTAGCTATAATAGGTTCGGGTCCAGCAGGACTTGCAGCCGCTAATACATTAAATAAATGTGGTCATAAAGTTACAGTTTATGAAAGAAATGATAGACCAGGTGGATTATTAATGTATGGAATTCCTAATATGAAACTTGATAAAGAAGTTATTTTAAGAAGAATTAGAATTATGGCAGAAGAAGGTATAAAATTTATAACTAATGCAAATGTTGGAGAAAATTATGATTCTAATGATTTACTTGATAAGTATGACGCAATTGTTTTAGCTACAGGAGCATCTAAGCCAAGGGATTTAAATGTTAATGGAAAAGATAAAGCTAAAGGAATTCACTTTGCAGTAGACTTTTTAAAAGCCAATACTAAAAGTCTTTTAGATTCTAATCATGAAGACAATAATTATATATCTGCAAAAGATAAGAATGTAATTGTAATAGGTGGAGGTGATACAGGAACTGACTGTGTTGGAACTTGTCTTAGACATGGATGTAAATCGTTAGTCCAACTTGAAATAATGTCTAAGCCATTAAATGAAAGAAATGAAGATAATCCTTGGCCAGAATGGCCTAAAATATTAAAAGTTGATTATGGGCAAGAAGAATTTATTTATTTATATGGAAAAGATCCACGAGAATATTTAACTACAGTTACAGGCGTTAATGTAGACAATAATGGAAATATTGAAAGTGTTGATACTGTAAAAGTAAAATGGGATAAAGATGATAATGGTAGAGTATGTCCAATTTCAATTAAAGGATCTGAAAAAACATATGAAGCAGACTTGGTTTTACTTGCTATGGGATTTACTGGATCAGAAGATTCTATTAAAGAATCATTTGGAGTAGAATTTGATTCAAGAAATAATGTAAATGCAAATTCAATAGATTTTAAAACTAATATTCCTAAGGTATTTGCAACTGGAGATGCTAGAGTAGGTCAATCTTTAGTTGTTACGGCTATTAGTGAAGGAATAAATAGTGGATTAAAAATAAACGACTTTTTAAGAAAATAA